In Granulicella mallensis MP5ACTX8, the sequence CAGGAACTCGAAGAACACACCGCCGAACTCGTCGCCGAGGTCGAAGCCGGCAACCGCCTTACGCTCATTCGCGGTGGAAAGACGGTAGCTGAGATCGTGCCCCCCGCAACTGTTGCTCCTATTTGGGAGAGCGAAGAGCAGCGTCTGAACGCAATTGAAGAGTTTATGAATATTCTCCACAAAGGCTACGACCTCGGCGGCTTCAAAATCACCGATCGTGATGCTCTCTATGACCGCGACTAGCCGCTTCACAGTCGACACTAACATTCTTATTTACGCTGTTGATCGCTCAGATCAAGCAAAGCACATGATCGCAGAAAAGATCGTGCGTATTCTCATCGCCAGGCGCGCTAAATTACCCCTGCAGTGCCTCAACGAGTTTTACAGAGCAACAACGCGTAAACGGCTTCTACAACCAGTAGAAGCCGAAATGATTGTACGGAAGTACATGCTTTTTACCGATATCGAAGCTGCTACCCCAGAAGATCTTCTTCAGGCAATGTCTTTGCATCAACAGGACAATCTTCAATTCTTCGACTCCCTTCTCATCTGTTCTGCAATCCGTACGGGCTGCACCATCCTCTTCAGTGAAGATTTCCAAAATGGTCGTACCTTCGGCTCGCTCACCGTCCACAATCCGTTCACGATGGAGGATGCGGAACTCCATCTCCTTCTCAGTTAGTAATTACATGGGGAAGTAAATTCCGCGCTTCATCCCTTCACTCCTGGCCGCCAGGTAATCCCTTCAAGCCGCAGAACTTCGTCCTGTGTCGCATGCAGCTTCGCGAACTCGCCCGCGTGCCGCACCATCTCCAGCGTGCTTACCAGCGCATCGAATGCGTCTTCTGACCCCTGCGCCTCCGCAAAGACTCCGCGCGAGATTCCCGTATATAGCGGATCGGTCTTACGTCTTGCCGCAAGATACGCCTTACGCGCTTCGGGATTGCTCTTTGCAACGGCTCCCGTCAGCAGCCGCGTATAAATCTCCACCAATAGAGGCTTTGAAGACTTGCTACCAAGCTGCGCCTCTTCAAACGGCCACACGCGAAACCCCGCCTCATGCAGCCGCAGCAGAAACGGCATCGCTCGCAACGAACCCGTGCCCACGCTGCCGGAACCCCCAATCTGAAACGGAGACTTCGGGGTGATGCCAAGCATCTTGCCCGCACGCTGCGGGTCGCCACCCTCCAGCGCCTGGGCAATCTTGTTGTCCCAGTCGGTCAGGCGCATCATGCGCCGCAAGCCTTCACCGCAGAACTCCGCCGGCCGCTTATGTGGCTTGCCCCAGAAGCGCCGGTCTTCGCACTCCCGAGCCAGCCAACGCTCTCCATGCCCTGCCGCAACGTGCCGCCAGAAGTCGAAGGCATTCGTGCAGCCGTGCTCGGCGAGAAACCAGCCGGGATAGCTGAAACAGCAGTCGATCCCGATCACCATTCGAGGCGTCTCGCTCGCCAGTTCGATCAGCCAGTCGCCCACCTCATCGCGCGTGCGTCCGGCTTCGAGCTTCACACTGGCCTTGCCGTCAGCACCCATCGTCCAGACGCCTGCCCAGATGTGCCGCCTCTGCCCCGAAGTATCGATACGACCCGACCAATCGATCCCGATCACACGCTGGACTGCTGTCTTATTCACCGCTGTCTTCCACTACATCTACTTCTTCGACGTCCGCGCCCCAACCGCGCAGCACCTTCCACACCGTCCCCACGCTGAACCCCGCGCCCACCAGGCGGCGCATCGCGCGCGCAACTTCCTTGTCTCCCTCAGGCTTCTTCATGCGTTTGCGCTCGACGTATTGCTTCGCCAGCGCGACCTCATCGACCTCGTCATAGGCCGCAGTGAGGGTCTTGTTGGTCAGCTCGGTTGCAATGCCTTTTTGCATCAGTCCCTGCTGCACGCGCCGCTTGCCGAACTTTTCGTTCTCCTGGCGCATGCGGGTGTAGTCGGCAGCAAAGCGCTCATCGCTGAGATACCCCAGCTCCTTCAACTTCGCGATGACGGCGTCCATGGCCTCGACGCCCGCCTCGCCGGGCTCAGCGCGGTCTTTCATGCGGTTGCGCAGATCGCGCTCGCTCTTCATCTTCGAGGCGAGCGACTTCACGGCGTACTCCAGCAACTCCGCCTGATCCAGGGGAGGTCTCGCCGATTTTGATTTGCCAAATGCCACTTCTACCGCCTTTGCTGTTGCCGTTGTTTTCTTGTTGTCATTCCGAGCGGAGCGAGCGAACCTGCTGTCTCCCGTTTTTGTTCACGCTGCCAATCTGTACGCCTGTACTGCAAAACGCGATTTGTACCGCATAGTATTCATGGCGGTGCGAACGAAGAACGGGAGGAAGCAGATTCGCTCGCTACGCTCGGAATGACAACAAGAAAAACAAGAGCAACTACATAACCTCAGCGCTTGCCCGTCACCACCGCTGGGTTCTTCTCCGGCCCTGCGGCAGCGTACTTATTCATCCCCAACCAACGGTCACACCAATCGTTCACCGTCTCATTCCAAAGCTCGGAATTCTGTGGCTTCAACACCCAGTGGCCTTCATCCGGGAAGTACAGCATCCGCGACGGCACACCCAGCCGCTGCAACGCCGTAAACATCTGGAAGCCCTCGCTCACATCGAGCCGGTAGTCGCGCTGGTTGTGGATGACGAGCGTCGGCGTGTGTGCGGCCTTGATGTGCAGCATCGGCGACCACTTGCGGAACGGGTCCTGATCGTTGGTCTTATCGAAGTAGTCCCACGGCTGCGCGGGCTTGGTCTGCTCGACCATGCCATCCGGAGCCGTTGGACGGAACTCCCACTCGTTGAACCACATCTCTTCGGTTGTGCCGTAGGCACTCTGCGGGTTGTACATGCCATCGTGCGTCACGATGCACTTGAAGCGGTCGGTATGGGTGAGCACCCAGTTCGCCATGAAGCCGCCATAGCTCGCACCTAGCGCACACTCACGGCCTTTGTCGATGAACGGATACTTCTGCTCCGCGTAGTCCAGCCCCTTCATCAGGTCGACGAACGCCTTGCCGCCCCAATCGCCCGAGACCTCATCGACGAACTTCTGTCCATAGCCCGTCGAGCCACGACGGTTGATCATCACGACGACATAACCGTTCGCGGCGAAGAGCTCAGGATTCCAGCGATAGCTCCAGGCATCGCCCCATGCGGTTTGCGGCCCACCATGCATCAGGAACTTCAGCGGATACTTCTTCGCGGAATCGAAGTTCGGCGGGCGAAGAATGAAGCCTTCGACCTTGGTATCCGCCGCACCGGTGAACCAGAACGGCTCCAGAGGCGCCAGTTGAAGCTGGTCAAGTAGCGCACGATTCGCATCGCAGAGAAGAGTTGCCAGCTTCG encodes:
- a CDS encoding type II toxin-antitoxin system Phd/YefM family antitoxin; protein product: MRSVSIQELEEHTAELVAEVEAGNRLTLIRGGKTVAEIVPPATVAPIWESEEQRLNAIEEFMNILHKGYDLGGFKITDRDALYDRD
- a CDS encoding PIN domain-containing protein; the protein is MTATSRFTVDTNILIYAVDRSDQAKHMIAEKIVRILIARRAKLPLQCLNEFYRATTRKRLLQPVEAEMIVRKYMLFTDIEAATPEDLLQAMSLHQQDNLQFFDSLLICSAIRTGCTILFSEDFQNGRTFGSLTVHNPFTMEDAELHLLLS
- a CDS encoding regulatory protein RecX, whose translation is MAFGKSKSARPPLDQAELLEYAVKSLASKMKSERDLRNRMKDRAEPGEAGVEAMDAVIAKLKELGYLSDERFAADYTRMRQENEKFGKRRVQQGLMQKGIATELTNKTLTAAYDEVDEVALAKQYVERKRMKKPEGDKEVARAMRRLVGAGFSVGTVWKVLRGWGADVEEVDVVEDSGE